One region of Ahniella affigens genomic DNA includes:
- a CDS encoding type B 50S ribosomal protein L31: MQANIHPKYFDVVFHDISCDFKFLTRSTMTSKETVKWEDGKEYPVVKVEISSASHPFYTGKHKIVDTGGRVDKFRKRYGK; encoded by the coding sequence ATGCAAGCCAATATCCATCCGAAATACTTCGACGTCGTGTTTCACGACATCTCCTGCGATTTCAAGTTCCTGACCCGCTCGACCATGACGAGCAAGGAAACCGTGAAGTGGGAAGATGGCAAGGAATACCCAGTCGTCAAGGTTGAAATCTCCAGCGCCTCGCACCCGTTCTACACGGGCAAGCACAAGATCGTCGACACCGGCGGTCGTGTGGACAAGTTCCGCAAGCGCTACGGCAAGTAA
- the msrP gene encoding protein-methionine-sulfoxide reductase catalytic subunit MsrP: MPVFQDRHLKPSDLTDERDFLNRRKLIAAMAVSPLLSACGQANSEAKAAEAAAAAKPNPVPVSPEGVPADAIPGLKTSPFSTTDALTSWGDVTSYNNYYEFGTDKSDPAQNAGAFKARPWSITVAGECEAPGTIDLEDLLKPVALEERIYRMRCVEAWSMVIPWDGISLAEVLKRFKPTSKAKYVRFVGLKDADRMPGQRWPVLDWPYQEGLRIDEAMHPLAFLAVGVYSRWLPNQNGAPLRLVVPWKYGFKGIKGIVRIEFTEKQPPTSWNDSAPDEYGFFANVNPAVDHPRWSQASERRIASDRSVFNARIATLPFNGYAEQVASLYSGMDLSRFY; this comes from the coding sequence ATGCCCGTCTTCCAGGATCGCCACCTGAAACCTTCTGACCTCACCGATGAGCGTGACTTTTTGAATCGGCGCAAGCTGATCGCGGCGATGGCCGTGTCGCCGTTGCTCAGCGCCTGTGGCCAGGCCAACTCTGAAGCCAAGGCTGCTGAAGCCGCTGCTGCGGCCAAGCCAAATCCTGTCCCCGTCAGTCCTGAAGGTGTGCCGGCCGATGCAATTCCCGGGTTGAAGACCTCTCCGTTCAGCACTACGGATGCGCTGACCAGTTGGGGGGACGTGACCAGCTACAACAACTACTACGAATTCGGCACCGACAAGTCGGATCCGGCGCAGAATGCCGGTGCGTTCAAGGCGCGGCCCTGGTCCATCACGGTTGCTGGCGAATGCGAGGCACCCGGGACCATTGATCTCGAAGACTTGCTGAAGCCGGTCGCACTCGAAGAGCGGATCTATCGCATGCGCTGTGTCGAGGCCTGGTCGATGGTGATCCCCTGGGATGGTATTTCGTTGGCCGAGGTCCTCAAACGCTTCAAGCCGACCTCGAAGGCCAAGTACGTCCGTTTCGTCGGGCTCAAAGACGCCGATCGCATGCCTGGTCAGCGCTGGCCAGTGCTCGACTGGCCCTATCAGGAAGGGCTTCGAATTGATGAGGCCATGCATCCGCTGGCGTTCTTGGCCGTCGGTGTCTACAGCCGCTGGCTGCCGAATCAGAATGGCGCGCCATTGCGCCTCGTCGTGCCTTGGAAGTACGGGTTCAAGGGCATCAAGGGCATCGTACGGATTGAGTTCACCGAAAAGCAGCCACCAACCAGTTGGAACGATTCCGCGCCTGACGAATATGGGTTCTTTGCAAATGTGAATCCAGCGGTTGATCATCCGCGCTGGAGTCAGGCGAGCGAGCGCCGTATCGCCAGCGATCGGAGCGTGTTCAATGCACGCATCGCCACGTTGCCGTTCAATGGCTATGCCGAGCAGGTGGCGAGCCTTTACAGCGGCATGGATCTCAGCCGGTTCTACTGA
- a CDS encoding fibronectin type III domain-containing protein: MSPVVSSKIVLALRGLWWGSLLMALAMSTAGAASLLLPGAATDASGKVAANPVIGPGVARARAVTVNLDALRGIEATVANGVPAQLDIDLFDDVALTVEIRQIAAPRAGTVEYHGAIAGRVDSSVVIVRTGDVVGMEAHLGAQFFRIQFLGSAGHEVREMAVSNLPAHTERPFGELVPPNRQRRPVAAPPAITNLAKTGEDGSAMDLLVVYTPKGRDQYGGTAGVESLIDTLVAGVNQVFANSLVNTRIRLVAKAEINYVEQGDFINQLGDIYASYSGGPLRVVYDLRDAYSADLIAYISGDNVASACGAAPLFNEAPRFAERDAVMAMVHFCTNNHTMAHEIGHLMGLFHDRNYSPTNETVSVAGVVYTDNFGYVDTTNRFTDVMAYEGDCVALGIDCVRLPYFSNRDVRVLAPFNGELAPIGDAMNSAANILSATRGAIANFRSHVDRAAAFNTTHATVSEGGTVTLTLTRVGNLALGTRVNWQTVNGAAVAGQDFVAANGTVTWAAGDSADKSIVVTTRADTLNEGNEHFSVRLTGDGAITNAEADITVTDAAADHFPVGCVMPLGFVPAAGAEAGWLVATDESAEGGCALKSQPIANGQTAAIAYTGMFAAGDIQFRRRVDSEAGWDQFRFEIDGIVQGVPCALADDRCAGSGATDATASGATDWNQPGATLRVPVTGGLHTITFRYDKDAVCCDAGADAAWVDALILPLAQNVIVAATGPGSVNATPAGIACGAQCMASLPRDTPLMLTAIPNAGAAFSGWTGCPDFHGNQCFVLIENAVSVAAAFTSVPRNITVARNGTGTGSVASSPAGIDCGQDCNELYDSGTVVTLTASPDTQSLFTSWGGVTCLGGNSMPICTFTVSFDAIATATFSTIVTVPDAPLNPVASPGNAEALISFTPPASDGGSPITQYTVTCSPGAVTVTGDASPILVSGLINGTSHTCTVSATNAVGAGPASVPTNSFIPATVPSAPSLLSAQPIDQAAQLTFSAPNSNGGAAILDYTARCTPGNATATGNALSLDVTGLSNQVAYQCSVRARNGVGLSAASNVQSVIPGSSGSSADLSISKTNGTNFIGAPGFTDYVIIVSNLGPAAVTDARVEDTVAIGTDFESATWTCAAFNGAACPASGSGSLDVRVDLPVNATVRFVLRAVPNPGSEAPVSNLASVTPPAAISDPNPNNNVATDGPDRRGVFRDGFEAPPQPP; this comes from the coding sequence ATGAGCCCAGTCGTTTCGAGCAAGATCGTGTTGGCGCTGCGCGGGCTTTGGTGGGGCAGTCTCCTGATGGCGCTGGCAATGTCGACGGCCGGGGCGGCATCACTACTGCTGCCGGGTGCCGCGACCGACGCGTCCGGCAAAGTTGCGGCAAACCCCGTGATTGGCCCCGGTGTGGCGCGCGCGCGCGCCGTGACCGTGAACCTAGACGCCTTGCGCGGCATCGAGGCGACGGTCGCCAACGGTGTGCCGGCGCAATTGGATATCGACCTGTTTGACGACGTGGCGCTCACCGTCGAGATCCGGCAGATCGCAGCGCCGCGTGCCGGCACGGTTGAATATCATGGCGCGATCGCCGGACGCGTCGACAGTTCGGTGGTGATTGTCCGCACCGGCGATGTGGTGGGCATGGAAGCGCATCTGGGTGCGCAGTTCTTCCGAATCCAGTTCCTGGGTAGTGCCGGTCACGAAGTGCGCGAGATGGCCGTGAGCAACCTGCCCGCGCACACCGAGCGACCGTTCGGCGAGCTGGTGCCGCCAAATCGCCAGCGTCGCCCAGTTGCCGCACCACCGGCCATCACTAACCTCGCCAAAACCGGCGAAGATGGCAGCGCCATGGACCTTCTCGTGGTGTACACGCCGAAAGGTCGTGATCAGTATGGCGGCACGGCGGGAGTGGAATCATTGATCGACACCCTGGTTGCGGGCGTCAACCAAGTGTTCGCGAATAGTCTGGTCAACACGCGTATTCGGCTCGTCGCCAAGGCCGAGATCAACTATGTCGAGCAAGGCGATTTTATCAATCAGCTGGGCGACATCTACGCGAGTTATTCGGGTGGACCGCTCCGCGTCGTCTACGACCTAAGGGATGCCTACAGTGCCGACTTGATCGCCTATATCAGTGGCGACAATGTGGCCAGCGCCTGCGGCGCTGCGCCTTTGTTCAACGAAGCGCCACGCTTCGCCGAACGGGACGCCGTCATGGCCATGGTCCACTTTTGTACAAACAATCACACCATGGCACATGAGATCGGTCACCTGATGGGACTATTCCATGACCGCAACTATTCGCCGACCAATGAAACGGTCTCAGTGGCTGGCGTGGTCTACACCGACAACTTTGGCTACGTCGACACGACGAACCGATTCACGGACGTCATGGCCTATGAAGGCGACTGCGTGGCGCTCGGCATCGACTGCGTCCGTCTGCCTTACTTCTCGAACCGCGACGTCCGGGTGTTGGCGCCATTCAATGGCGAGCTTGCACCGATTGGCGACGCGATGAATAGCGCTGCCAATATCCTCTCGGCCACGCGGGGCGCAATCGCCAATTTCCGCTCGCACGTGGATCGCGCCGCCGCGTTCAACACCACGCACGCCACCGTTTCAGAGGGCGGTACGGTCACGCTCACCCTGACTCGCGTCGGGAACCTGGCACTTGGCACTCGTGTCAATTGGCAAACCGTCAATGGTGCTGCAGTTGCCGGCCAGGATTTTGTGGCCGCGAACGGCACGGTCACCTGGGCGGCAGGCGACAGTGCTGACAAGAGCATTGTGGTCACGACACGCGCCGACACTTTGAATGAAGGCAACGAGCACTTTAGCGTCAGATTGACGGGCGACGGGGCGATCACCAACGCGGAGGCGGATATCACGGTGACAGATGCGGCGGCGGACCACTTCCCCGTGGGGTGCGTCATGCCGTTGGGGTTTGTGCCAGCAGCCGGAGCGGAGGCGGGTTGGCTTGTGGCCACCGACGAAAGTGCTGAAGGCGGCTGCGCGCTGAAATCGCAGCCGATTGCGAATGGCCAAACTGCAGCAATTGCTTACACTGGGATGTTCGCTGCGGGCGACATCCAATTCCGTCGTCGTGTCGATAGTGAGGCGGGGTGGGACCAATTTCGCTTCGAGATCGACGGCATTGTGCAAGGCGTGCCGTGCGCGTTGGCCGATGACCGCTGCGCGGGTAGCGGTGCCACCGATGCAACGGCCTCCGGTGCGACGGACTGGAATCAACCGGGCGCTACGTTGCGCGTTCCCGTTACCGGTGGGCTGCACACGATCACTTTTCGGTACGACAAGGACGCCGTATGTTGCGACGCGGGTGCCGACGCCGCCTGGGTCGATGCACTGATCCTGCCACTAGCGCAGAACGTGATCGTGGCTGCAACCGGGCCGGGATCCGTGAACGCCACGCCAGCGGGTATCGCTTGTGGGGCTCAGTGCATGGCGTCGCTGCCGCGGGATACACCGTTAATGCTGACCGCGATTCCAAATGCGGGCGCCGCGTTTTCGGGTTGGACGGGCTGCCCCGACTTCCACGGCAACCAGTGCTTCGTGTTGATTGAGAACGCCGTGTCGGTGGCCGCGGCGTTCACCAGCGTGCCGCGCAACATCACGGTCGCGCGGAACGGCACCGGCACGGGAAGCGTCGCGTCGAGCCCTGCGGGGATCGATTGCGGGCAAGACTGCAATGAGTTGTACGATTCGGGTACCGTGGTGACGTTGACCGCAAGTCCCGACACTCAGAGCCTCTTTACCAGTTGGGGCGGGGTGACCTGCCTTGGCGGCAACAGCATGCCGATCTGCACGTTTACAGTCTCATTCGATGCGATTGCGACCGCAACGTTCAGCACGATCGTGACGGTGCCGGACGCACCATTGAATCCGGTTGCTTCGCCGGGCAATGCGGAAGCGCTGATCTCGTTCACGCCACCAGCGAGCGATGGTGGTTCACCGATTACGCAGTACACCGTGACCTGCAGTCCCGGTGCCGTGACCGTGACTGGCGATGCGTCACCGATCTTGGTGTCCGGCTTGATCAATGGCACCAGTCATACGTGCACGGTCAGCGCGACGAATGCAGTCGGCGCAGGACCCGCCTCGGTGCCTACCAACAGCTTCATCCCGGCAACCGTGCCGTCGGCGCCGAGCCTGTTGTCGGCCCAACCGATCGATCAAGCGGCGCAGCTGACGTTCAGTGCGCCAAATTCGAACGGCGGTGCGGCGATTCTTGATTACACCGCGCGTTGCACGCCCGGCAACGCGACCGCGACAGGCAACGCGTTGAGCCTGGACGTCACGGGCTTGAGCAATCAGGTCGCATATCAGTGTTCGGTGCGGGCGCGAAACGGGGTCGGGCTGAGCGCCGCATCGAATGTGCAGAGCGTGATTCCAGGCAGTAGTGGCAGCAGCGCCGATTTGTCGATCAGCAAGACCAATGGCACGAATTTTATCGGCGCGCCAGGGTTTACCGATTATGTGATCATCGTGAGCAACCTCGGGCCGGCAGCGGTGACGGATGCGCGCGTCGAGGACACCGTTGCCATCGGCACGGATTTTGAAAGCGCAACGTGGACGTGTGCCGCGTTCAACGGCGCCGCGTGTCCTGCCAGTGGTAGCGGCAGTCTGGATGTCCGCGTTGATCTGCCGGTGAACGCCACGGTGCGGTTCGTGTTGCGGGCCGTGCCAAACCCGGGGTCGGAAGCACCGGTTTCCAATCTGGCGTCGGTCACGCCGCCTGCAGCGATCAGTGATCCGAACCCGAACAACAACGTTGCGACCGACGGGCCGGATCGGCGTGGCGTATTTCGAGACGGATTCGAGGCGCCGCCGCAACCGCCCTGA
- the hpf gene encoding ribosome hibernation-promoting factor, HPF/YfiA family, producing the protein MHIEVSGHGVEVTGALRDYANDKMGRVVRHFDHMTGAHVILSLEKLKHRAECTLNVSQRRIHAEAESSDMYAAIDALVDKLDGQVKKHKEKLQEHRRDQMDRDLV; encoded by the coding sequence ATGCATATCGAAGTTTCTGGACATGGTGTGGAAGTGACTGGCGCGCTGCGTGACTATGCGAACGACAAGATGGGTCGCGTTGTGCGCCACTTTGATCACATGACTGGCGCACACGTGATTTTGAGCCTGGAGAAGTTGAAGCACCGGGCTGAGTGCACCTTGAATGTGTCGCAACGTCGCATTCACGCTGAAGCTGAATCCAGTGACATGTACGCCGCGATTGATGCCCTTGTCGACAAGCTCGACGGCCAAGTCAAGAAGCACAAGGAGAAGCTGCAAGAGCACCGCCGCGACCAGATGGATCGCGATCTCGTTTGA
- a CDS encoding RNA polymerase factor sigma-54, whose translation MKQSLQIGLNQSLKLTPQLTQSIRLLAMSTLELEAELSSLLDANPLLDRESDQMPDDDAGLGQQDGADDREPESDVIDDNLDLQSFEEAGDWVESTGSGNGQDEDNDQFERNAEVPTLAAELLWQIALTPLSDRDRQIAAAIIDALDDDGYLRTPDADLLAALPSAPLIGASEIESVRRLIMQMDPPGVAARTLVECLVAQLQQLDLPKAQRDLAIKIVTDYLEQLPKLDTLKLATRLGCKEHELREAIQLIRSLNPRPGSQEDRQSAEYVVPDLIARKINGRWRVTLANATIPALCINRHYERMAAESRGETGTYLRAQLQEARWLMKSLQQRGETLIRVGECILREQGAFLDYGPEALRPLTLKQIAEEVGLHESTISRATLRKYMSTPRGVFELKRFFSSGVSTDGGGEASATAVQAMIKKLIDAEDRAKPLSDQTLAEMLKKDGVQVARRTVAKYREAINIPSSSERCRL comes from the coding sequence TTGAAACAATCCCTCCAAATTGGTCTGAATCAGAGCCTCAAGCTGACGCCTCAGCTGACGCAGTCGATTCGCCTGTTGGCCATGTCGACGCTGGAGTTGGAAGCCGAACTGTCGTCGCTGCTGGATGCGAACCCGCTCTTGGATCGCGAATCCGATCAGATGCCTGATGACGATGCAGGGCTTGGTCAGCAGGACGGCGCTGACGATCGCGAGCCGGAATCTGACGTGATCGACGACAACCTCGATCTGCAGAGTTTTGAAGAGGCGGGCGATTGGGTCGAGTCCACCGGCTCGGGCAACGGGCAAGATGAAGACAATGATCAGTTCGAACGCAATGCCGAAGTGCCAACATTGGCCGCCGAGTTGCTGTGGCAGATCGCGCTGACGCCGCTCTCGGACCGCGATCGGCAGATTGCCGCAGCGATCATTGATGCCCTGGATGACGATGGCTACCTGCGCACGCCAGACGCCGACCTGTTGGCGGCATTGCCAAGTGCGCCGCTGATTGGCGCATCCGAGATCGAATCGGTCCGCCGCCTGATCATGCAAATGGATCCGCCCGGTGTTGCAGCCCGAACGTTGGTGGAGTGTCTGGTCGCGCAGCTACAGCAGCTCGATCTCCCAAAAGCGCAGCGTGATCTCGCCATCAAGATTGTCACCGACTATTTGGAACAGTTGCCGAAGCTCGATACCCTGAAACTGGCGACGCGGCTCGGGTGCAAGGAACACGAATTGCGTGAGGCGATTCAATTGATCCGTTCGTTGAATCCGCGGCCCGGTAGTCAAGAAGACCGGCAGTCTGCCGAATACGTGGTGCCTGATTTGATCGCCAGGAAAATCAACGGGCGGTGGCGTGTGACGTTGGCGAACGCGACTATTCCGGCGTTGTGCATCAATCGTCATTACGAGCGCATGGCGGCCGAATCACGTGGTGAAACCGGTACCTATCTGCGCGCGCAACTGCAGGAAGCGCGCTGGCTCATGAAGAGTCTGCAGCAGCGCGGCGAAACGTTGATTCGGGTTGGCGAATGCATCCTGCGCGAGCAGGGCGCGTTCCTGGACTACGGGCCCGAGGCGTTGCGGCCGCTGACACTGAAGCAGATCGCCGAAGAAGTGGGCCTTCATGAGTCGACCATTTCGCGCGCGACGCTGCGCAAATACATGTCCACCCCGCGCGGCGTGTTTGAGTTGAAGCGGTTCTTTTCGAGCGGCGTCAGCACCGACGGCGGGGGCGAAGCGTCGGCGACCGCAGTCCAAGCCATGATCAAGAAACTGATTGACGCCGAAGATCGCGCCAAACCGCTTTCTGATCAAACACTTGCGGAAATGCTAAAAAAAGATGGCGTACAGGTAGCCAGACGCACCGTGGCGAAGTATCGTGAGGCCATCAACATTCCAAGCTCCAGCGAGCGCTGCCGACTGTAG
- a CDS encoding sulfite oxidase heme-binding subunit YedZ — MNATATKRWDRIAWSKWLLFPAALLPALLLLQGALQNTLGADPVKALTHATGLWALRFLLLSLAMTPFRLWTGWTGFIRYRRMLGLYAFFYACLHLLVYLVLDLGTYWADLLTDIQKRPYMTVGFGAWLIMLPLAITSTRGMIRRMGRHWQRLHRLVYVAGILAALHFLWLVKADLREPGIYAGILAVLLLARLWPKRRARGTGPVGAATTSRK, encoded by the coding sequence ATGAACGCGACTGCGACCAAACGCTGGGACCGGATCGCCTGGAGCAAGTGGCTTTTGTTCCCCGCCGCATTGCTGCCCGCTTTGTTGTTGCTGCAAGGGGCGCTGCAGAACACGCTGGGTGCTGATCCGGTCAAGGCCCTGACGCACGCTACCGGTCTTTGGGCGTTGCGGTTTCTGTTGCTCAGCCTCGCGATGACGCCGTTCCGGCTGTGGACCGGTTGGACCGGTTTCATCCGCTACCGGCGCATGCTCGGTCTGTATGCGTTCTTTTACGCGTGCCTGCATTTGCTGGTGTATCTGGTGTTGGACCTTGGCACGTATTGGGCCGATTTGCTGACCGATATTCAGAAGCGCCCATACATGACCGTGGGTTTTGGGGCGTGGCTGATCATGTTGCCCCTGGCGATTACGTCGACCCGCGGCATGATCCGCCGCATGGGGCGGCATTGGCAGCGTTTGCACCGCTTGGTCTACGTCGCCGGAATTCTCGCGGCGCTGCACTTTTTGTGGTTGGTCAAGGCCGATCTCCGGGAGCCGGGCATTTATGCGGGCATCCTGGCAGTCTTGCTGCTGGCCCGCCTTTGGCCCAAGCGGCGCGCGCGAGGCACAGGGCCCGTGGGCGCCGCGACGACAAGCCGGAAATAG
- a CDS encoding FG-GAP repeat protein — translation MFVIRTPSLLMLALGVISVAVNAATIANPATLPGGDGGAGDYFGSALALAGDTLVVGAPRDRPNGANSGSVYVFARDGDDWALQQRLVPSDNTSGDQFGFSVAIHGDLLIVGAPYVGGADQGGAYVFERSAGVFTEVQKFEVTPMPQPRYFGWSVAAGPNVVWVGSPAHRIVGNFQGSATQFAKDQNGAWIEGPTFGPFGGTGGETFGIAMAYSAGQLIVGEKGERVGNQDFAGAAIAYRYDGSLTQIGEVSISSAQSFDQFGAAVAISGPWMVIGAPATQRAGYAQVFHWNGTAWLPDGATLSRGDTGFGYAVAVDGDRLAISGLSGGGLVQLYQRVDGQWLALDLITPADLFNGDDFGAALALTDGEVMAGLPGRDLVGVSADVGEIRTLPFQTEIVHQDGFE, via the coding sequence ATGTTTGTGATCAGAACGCCCTCGCTACTGATGCTCGCGCTCGGTGTCATTTCCGTAGCGGTCAACGCGGCCACGATTGCCAATCCAGCCACGTTGCCGGGAGGCGATGGTGGCGCGGGGGACTACTTTGGCAGCGCCTTGGCCTTGGCCGGCGACACCCTGGTTGTCGGGGCGCCGCGCGATCGCCCTAATGGAGCCAATAGTGGCTCGGTGTATGTGTTCGCGCGCGACGGCGATGACTGGGCACTGCAGCAACGCCTGGTCCCCAGTGACAACACCTCTGGCGACCAATTCGGCTTTTCGGTCGCGATACACGGCGATCTGCTGATCGTCGGTGCGCCCTACGTCGGCGGTGCGGATCAGGGTGGGGCCTATGTGTTCGAGCGCAGTGCCGGCGTGTTCACAGAGGTGCAAAAGTTTGAGGTCACACCGATGCCGCAGCCGCGCTATTTCGGCTGGTCGGTGGCAGCCGGTCCAAACGTAGTCTGGGTCGGATCGCCGGCACACCGAATCGTGGGCAACTTTCAGGGCAGTGCGACGCAGTTCGCGAAAGACCAAAACGGCGCGTGGATTGAAGGGCCGACATTCGGACCTTTCGGTGGCACGGGCGGCGAAACGTTTGGTATCGCCATGGCTTACTCGGCCGGGCAATTGATCGTTGGCGAAAAGGGCGAACGTGTGGGGAATCAGGACTTCGCGGGCGCAGCCATTGCCTATCGCTACGATGGCAGCCTGACCCAGATCGGCGAGGTGTCGATTTCGAGCGCGCAGTCGTTCGATCAGTTTGGCGCCGCGGTGGCTATCAGTGGACCTTGGATGGTCATTGGCGCACCGGCCACCCAGCGCGCGGGTTACGCCCAGGTGTTTCATTGGAACGGCACAGCATGGCTGCCGGATGGTGCAACGCTCAGCCGGGGTGACACTGGTTTCGGTTATGCCGTAGCAGTTGATGGTGATCGCTTGGCCATCAGCGGATTGTCGGGCGGTGGGTTGGTGCAGCTCTATCAACGTGTCGACGGGCAGTGGCTGGCACTGGACTTGATCACGCCAGCCGATCTGTTTAACGGTGATGACTTCGGTGCCGCTTTGGCGCTCACCGATGGTGAGGTGATGGCAGGCCTGCCTGGTCGCGATTTGGTTGGCGTCAGCGCCGATGTTGGCGAAATACGAACGCTGCCGTTTCAAACCGAGATCGTGCACCAGGATGGATTCGAGTGA
- a CDS encoding citrate synthase produces the protein MSQNTVTLTDNGSQKTSTLPVVSGTVGPSAIDIGKMHKDTGLFTYDPGFMSTAACRSAITYIDGDAGVLLYRGYPIEQLAQNSSFLEVAYLLMQGELPTPGEFKNFEHEVTHHTMMRESLRQFLNGFQYDAHPMAMLCAVVGSLAAFYHDSLDIEDPKQRHLAAIRLIAKMPTIAAACYRYSIGWPTRFPRNSLEYCTRFLHMMFEVPSEPLELPPVAAKALDLLFILHADHEQNASTSTVRLVGSTGANPYACVAAGIAALWGPAHGGANEAVLKMLEEIGTADQVGKAIEKAKDKNSGFRLMGFGHRVYKNFDPRATIIREMCHKVLNDLGVHDPMLDVAMKLEEAALKDSYFIERKLYPNVDFYSGIIYKALKIPTEMFTVMFAIARTAGWVAHWLEQNVTPDTKIGRPRQIYTGSGPRDYVPFDKR, from the coding sequence GTGTCCCAAAACACCGTCACCCTGACCGACAACGGTTCGCAAAAAACGTCCACGCTGCCGGTCGTGTCCGGTACCGTCGGCCCGTCGGCGATCGACATCGGCAAGATGCACAAGGATACCGGGTTGTTCACTTACGACCCTGGCTTCATGTCGACGGCCGCATGCCGCTCGGCGATCACCTACATCGACGGCGATGCCGGTGTGCTGTTGTATCGTGGTTACCCGATCGAGCAGCTGGCACAGAATTCGAGTTTTCTGGAAGTGGCGTATCTGCTGATGCAGGGCGAGCTACCGACCCCTGGCGAGTTCAAGAACTTCGAGCACGAAGTCACGCACCACACGATGATGCGCGAATCGCTGCGGCAGTTCTTGAACGGCTTCCAATATGACGCGCACCCGATGGCTATGCTGTGCGCCGTGGTGGGCTCGCTGGCCGCGTTCTATCACGACTCCCTGGATATTGAAGATCCGAAGCAGCGCCATCTGGCAGCGATCCGCCTGATCGCGAAGATGCCGACCATCGCCGCCGCCTGCTATCGCTATTCAATTGGCTGGCCCACGCGCTTCCCACGTAACAGCCTGGAATACTGCACGCGCTTTTTGCACATGATGTTCGAAGTGCCGTCCGAGCCGCTGGAATTGCCACCGGTCGCGGCGAAAGCGCTCGATCTGCTGTTCATTCTGCACGCCGATCATGAGCAGAACGCGTCGACGTCGACCGTGCGCTTGGTCGGCTCGACTGGCGCCAATCCTTACGCGTGCGTGGCTGCCGGCATTGCGGCGTTGTGGGGCCCGGCACACGGCGGTGCAAACGAAGCCGTGCTCAAGATGCTCGAAGAAATCGGCACTGCCGATCAAGTCGGCAAGGCGATTGAAAAAGCCAAGGACAAGAACTCCGGGTTCCGCCTGATGGGTTTCGGTCACCGCGTGTACAAGAACTTCGACCCACGCGCGACCATCATCCGCGAGATGTGCCATAAGGTGCTGAACGACCTCGGTGTGCACGACCCGATGCTCGATGTGGCGATGAAGCTCGAAGAAGCCGCGCTCAAAGACTCGTACTTCATTGAGCGCAAGCTGTACCCGAACGTCGACTTCTACTCCGGCATCATTTACAAGGCGCTGAAGATTCCGACCGAGATGTTCACTGTCATGTTCGCGATTGCCCGCACCGCGGGCTGGGTCGCGCATTGGCTGGAGCAGAACGTCACGCCGGACACCAAGATCGGCCGTCCGCGGCAGATTTACACCGGCTCGGGCCCACGCGATTACGTGCCGTTCGACAAGCGCTGA